A region from the Xenopus laevis strain J_2021 chromosome 4S, Xenopus_laevis_v10.1, whole genome shotgun sequence genome encodes:
- the chrm4.S gene encoding muscarinic acetylcholine receptor M4 isoform X1, with the protein MTFQQGELRPEHSDLFYNLSVPYWPSAMENDTWENESSASNHSIDETIVEIPGKYQTMEMIFIATVTGSLSLVTVVGNILVMLSIKVNRQLQTVNNYFLFSLACADLIIGVFSMNLYSLYIIKGYWPLGPIVCDLWLALDYVVSNASVMNLLIISFDRYFCVTKPLTYPARRTTKMAGLMIAAAWLLSFVLWAPAILFWQFIVGQRTVPSGECYIQFLSNPAVTFGTAIAAFYLPVVIMTILYIHISLASRSRVRRHCPETRQEKKKPISSMKSLLIKQTKNIPKQDAGDKVVEKKNGVSNGKIEKSMTNLQTAEEKETSNESSSASLSHNPPEKQPLSEASSGVVLAPTQSMPPLPAKANTASKWSKIKIVTKQTGNECVTAIEIVPECAIPLPEQANNRPVNVARKFASIARNQVRKKRQMAAREKKVTRTIFAILLAFIITWTPYNVMVLINTFCQTCIPETVWYIGYWLCYVNSTINPACYALCNATFKKTFKHLLMCQYKSIGTAR; encoded by the coding sequence ATTTATTCTACAACCTCTCTGTCCCCTACTGGCCCTCAGCGATGGAAAACGACACTTGGGAAAATGAGTCAAGTGCCAGCAACCATAGCATTGATGAAACCATCGTGGAAATTCCTGGAAAGTACCAAACAATGGAAATGATCTTCATCGCCACCGTTACTGGTTCTCTCAGTTTGGTCACGGTGGTGGGCAACATCCTGGTCATGCTctccattaaagtcaacaggcagCTACAGACAGTCAACAATTATTTCCTCTTTAGCCTGGCCTGCGCTGACCTTATCATCGGTGTGTTCTCCATGAATCTCTACTCTCTCTACATTATAAAGGGTTACTGGCCGCTCGGACCTATTGTGTGTGACCTGTGGCTGGCTCTGGACTATGTGGTGAGCAATGCTTCTGTAATGAACCTCCTCATTATTAGTTTTGATAGGTACTTCTGTGTTACCAAACCACTGACTTACCCAGCAAGAAGAACCACTAAGATGGCAGGGCTAATGATTGCAGCCGCCTGGCTTCTCTCCTTTGTGCTCTGGGCCCCTGCTATTCTCTTCTGGCAGTTCATTGTAGGACAGAGGACAGTGCCAAGTGGGGAATGTTATATCCAGTTTCTTAGCAACCCGGCAGTCACTTTTGGCACAGCCATCGCTGCCTTCTATCTTCCGGTGGTCATTATGACTATACTCTACATCCACATCTCTCTGGCCAGCAGGAGCAGGGTCCGCAGGCACTGTCCGGAAACccgtcaggagaaaaaaaagccaattaGCTCTATGAAGAGCCTTCTAATTAAGCAAACAAAGAACATTCCCAAACAAGACGCTGGAGACAAGGTGGTTGAAAAAAAGAACGGGGTGAGCAATGGCAAGATTGAGAAATCAATGACCAACCTCCAGACAGCTGAAGAAAAGGAGACTTCAAATGAATCCAGCTCGGCCAGCCTATCTCACAACCCTCCAGAGAAGCAGCCTTTAAGTGAGGCCTCTTCAGGGGTTGTCCTGGCCCCAACCCAGAGCATGCCACCACTGCCAGCAAAAGCGAATACCGCTTCAAAGTGGTCAAAGATCAAGATCGTCACCAAGCAGACAGGCAATGAGTGTGTGACAGCTATTGAGATTGTTCCAGAATGTGCCATTCCTTTGCCTGAACAGGCCAACAACAGGCCAGTCAACGTCGCAAGAAAGTTTGCCAGCATCGCCCGCAACCAGGTCAGAAAAAAGAGGCAGATGGCAGCCAGAGAGAAGAAGGTAACCAGGACCATCTTTGCTATCCTACTGGCCTTCATCATTACCTGGACACCGTACAATGTCATGGTCTTGATCAACACCTTCTGCCAGACTTGCATCCCAGAAACAGTTTGGTACATTGGGTATTGGCTCTGCTATGTCAACAGCACCATAAACCCAGCCTGCTATGCCCTTTGCAATGCCACCTTCAAGAAGACTTTCAAACACCTCCTCATGTGTCAGTACAAAAGCATTGGCACAGCCAGATAG
- the chrm4.S gene encoding muscarinic acetylcholine receptor M4 isoform X3: MENDTWENESSASNHSIDETIVEIPGKYQTMEMIFIATVTGSLSLVTVVGNILVMLSIKVNRQLQTVNNYFLFSLACADLIIGVFSMNLYSLYIIKGYWPLGPIVCDLWLALDYVVSNASVMNLLIISFDRYFCVTKPLTYPARRTTKMAGLMIAAAWLLSFVLWAPAILFWQFIVGQRTVPSGECYIQFLSNPAVTFGTAIAAFYLPVVIMTILYIHISLASRSRVRRHCPETRQEKKKPISSMKSLLIKQTKNIPKQDAGDKVVEKKNGVSNGKIEKSMTNLQTAEEKETSNESSSASLSHNPPEKQPLSEASSGVVLAPTQSMPPLPAKANTASKWSKIKIVTKQTGNECVTAIEIVPECAIPLPEQANNRPVNVARKFASIARNQVRKKRQMAAREKKVTRTIFAILLAFIITWTPYNVMVLINTFCQTCIPETVWYIGYWLCYVNSTINPACYALCNATFKKTFKHLLMCQYKSIGTAR; this comes from the coding sequence ATGGAAAACGACACTTGGGAAAATGAGTCAAGTGCCAGCAACCATAGCATTGATGAAACCATCGTGGAAATTCCTGGAAAGTACCAAACAATGGAAATGATCTTCATCGCCACCGTTACTGGTTCTCTCAGTTTGGTCACGGTGGTGGGCAACATCCTGGTCATGCTctccattaaagtcaacaggcagCTACAGACAGTCAACAATTATTTCCTCTTTAGCCTGGCCTGCGCTGACCTTATCATCGGTGTGTTCTCCATGAATCTCTACTCTCTCTACATTATAAAGGGTTACTGGCCGCTCGGACCTATTGTGTGTGACCTGTGGCTGGCTCTGGACTATGTGGTGAGCAATGCTTCTGTAATGAACCTCCTCATTATTAGTTTTGATAGGTACTTCTGTGTTACCAAACCACTGACTTACCCAGCAAGAAGAACCACTAAGATGGCAGGGCTAATGATTGCAGCCGCCTGGCTTCTCTCCTTTGTGCTCTGGGCCCCTGCTATTCTCTTCTGGCAGTTCATTGTAGGACAGAGGACAGTGCCAAGTGGGGAATGTTATATCCAGTTTCTTAGCAACCCGGCAGTCACTTTTGGCACAGCCATCGCTGCCTTCTATCTTCCGGTGGTCATTATGACTATACTCTACATCCACATCTCTCTGGCCAGCAGGAGCAGGGTCCGCAGGCACTGTCCGGAAACccgtcaggagaaaaaaaagccaattaGCTCTATGAAGAGCCTTCTAATTAAGCAAACAAAGAACATTCCCAAACAAGACGCTGGAGACAAGGTGGTTGAAAAAAAGAACGGGGTGAGCAATGGCAAGATTGAGAAATCAATGACCAACCTCCAGACAGCTGAAGAAAAGGAGACTTCAAATGAATCCAGCTCGGCCAGCCTATCTCACAACCCTCCAGAGAAGCAGCCTTTAAGTGAGGCCTCTTCAGGGGTTGTCCTGGCCCCAACCCAGAGCATGCCACCACTGCCAGCAAAAGCGAATACCGCTTCAAAGTGGTCAAAGATCAAGATCGTCACCAAGCAGACAGGCAATGAGTGTGTGACAGCTATTGAGATTGTTCCAGAATGTGCCATTCCTTTGCCTGAACAGGCCAACAACAGGCCAGTCAACGTCGCAAGAAAGTTTGCCAGCATCGCCCGCAACCAGGTCAGAAAAAAGAGGCAGATGGCAGCCAGAGAGAAGAAGGTAACCAGGACCATCTTTGCTATCCTACTGGCCTTCATCATTACCTGGACACCGTACAATGTCATGGTCTTGATCAACACCTTCTGCCAGACTTGCATCCCAGAAACAGTTTGGTACATTGGGTATTGGCTCTGCTATGTCAACAGCACCATAAACCCAGCCTGCTATGCCCTTTGCAATGCCACCTTCAAGAAGACTTTCAAACACCTCCTCATGTGTCAGTACAAAAGCATTGGCACAGCCAGATAG
- the mdk.S gene encoding midkine-A isoform X2 translates to MELRAFCVILLITVLAVSSQAAKNKKEKGKKGASDCTEWTWGSCIPNSKDCGAGTREGTCKEETRKLKCKIPCNWKKAFGADCKYKFENWGECNATTGQKVRSGTLKKALYNADCQQTVEATKPCSLKTKSKSKGKKGKGKE, encoded by the exons atgGAATTACGAGCATTTTGTGTCATTCTCTTGATCACAGTCCTGGCCGTGAGTTCACAAGCAGCAAAGAACAAAAAAG agaaGGGTAAGAAGGGGGCGTCAGACTGCACAGAGTGGACCTGGGGGAGCTGTATCCCCAACAGCAAAGACTGCGGAGCTGGAACTCGGGAGGGAACATGCAAAGAGGAGACCCGTAAGCTGAAGTGCAAGATTCCCTGCAACTGGAAGAAAGCCTTTGGGG CTGATTGCAAGTACAAATTTGAGAACTGGGGAGAGTGCAATGCCACCACTGGCCAGAAGGTGCGCTCTGGAACCCTAAAGAAGGCTCTGTATAATGCCGACTGCCAGCAAACCGTGGAAGCCACCAAGCCCTGCTCCCTGAAAACCAAGTCCAAATCCAAAG GCAAGAAAGGCAAAGGGAAGGAGTAG
- the mdk.S gene encoding midkine-A isoform X1: MLIHYKCCWGREAVLIHLGEYRMELRAFCVILLITVLAVSSQAAKNKKEKGKKGASDCTEWTWGSCIPNSKDCGAGTREGTCKEETRKLKCKIPCNWKKAFGADCKYKFENWGECNATTGQKVRSGTLKKALYNADCQQTVEATKPCSLKTKSKSKGKKGKGKE, encoded by the exons ATGCTTATCCATTACAAGTGCTGTTGGGGAAGAGAAGCTGTGTTGATCCATTTGGGGGAATATAG gatgGAATTACGAGCATTTTGTGTCATTCTCTTGATCACAGTCCTGGCCGTGAGTTCACAAGCAGCAAAGAACAAAAAAG agaaGGGTAAGAAGGGGGCGTCAGACTGCACAGAGTGGACCTGGGGGAGCTGTATCCCCAACAGCAAAGACTGCGGAGCTGGAACTCGGGAGGGAACATGCAAAGAGGAGACCCGTAAGCTGAAGTGCAAGATTCCCTGCAACTGGAAGAAAGCCTTTGGGG CTGATTGCAAGTACAAATTTGAGAACTGGGGAGAGTGCAATGCCACCACTGGCCAGAAGGTGCGCTCTGGAACCCTAAAGAAGGCTCTGTATAATGCCGACTGCCAGCAAACCGTGGAAGCCACCAAGCCCTGCTCCCTGAAAACCAAGTCCAAATCCAAAG GCAAGAAAGGCAAAGGGAAGGAGTAG
- the chrm4.S gene encoding muscarinic acetylcholine receptor M4 isoform X2 produces MVQDLFYNLSVPYWPSAMENDTWENESSASNHSIDETIVEIPGKYQTMEMIFIATVTGSLSLVTVVGNILVMLSIKVNRQLQTVNNYFLFSLACADLIIGVFSMNLYSLYIIKGYWPLGPIVCDLWLALDYVVSNASVMNLLIISFDRYFCVTKPLTYPARRTTKMAGLMIAAAWLLSFVLWAPAILFWQFIVGQRTVPSGECYIQFLSNPAVTFGTAIAAFYLPVVIMTILYIHISLASRSRVRRHCPETRQEKKKPISSMKSLLIKQTKNIPKQDAGDKVVEKKNGVSNGKIEKSMTNLQTAEEKETSNESSSASLSHNPPEKQPLSEASSGVVLAPTQSMPPLPAKANTASKWSKIKIVTKQTGNECVTAIEIVPECAIPLPEQANNRPVNVARKFASIARNQVRKKRQMAAREKKVTRTIFAILLAFIITWTPYNVMVLINTFCQTCIPETVWYIGYWLCYVNSTINPACYALCNATFKKTFKHLLMCQYKSIGTAR; encoded by the coding sequence ATTTATTCTACAACCTCTCTGTCCCCTACTGGCCCTCAGCGATGGAAAACGACACTTGGGAAAATGAGTCAAGTGCCAGCAACCATAGCATTGATGAAACCATCGTGGAAATTCCTGGAAAGTACCAAACAATGGAAATGATCTTCATCGCCACCGTTACTGGTTCTCTCAGTTTGGTCACGGTGGTGGGCAACATCCTGGTCATGCTctccattaaagtcaacaggcagCTACAGACAGTCAACAATTATTTCCTCTTTAGCCTGGCCTGCGCTGACCTTATCATCGGTGTGTTCTCCATGAATCTCTACTCTCTCTACATTATAAAGGGTTACTGGCCGCTCGGACCTATTGTGTGTGACCTGTGGCTGGCTCTGGACTATGTGGTGAGCAATGCTTCTGTAATGAACCTCCTCATTATTAGTTTTGATAGGTACTTCTGTGTTACCAAACCACTGACTTACCCAGCAAGAAGAACCACTAAGATGGCAGGGCTAATGATTGCAGCCGCCTGGCTTCTCTCCTTTGTGCTCTGGGCCCCTGCTATTCTCTTCTGGCAGTTCATTGTAGGACAGAGGACAGTGCCAAGTGGGGAATGTTATATCCAGTTTCTTAGCAACCCGGCAGTCACTTTTGGCACAGCCATCGCTGCCTTCTATCTTCCGGTGGTCATTATGACTATACTCTACATCCACATCTCTCTGGCCAGCAGGAGCAGGGTCCGCAGGCACTGTCCGGAAACccgtcaggagaaaaaaaagccaattaGCTCTATGAAGAGCCTTCTAATTAAGCAAACAAAGAACATTCCCAAACAAGACGCTGGAGACAAGGTGGTTGAAAAAAAGAACGGGGTGAGCAATGGCAAGATTGAGAAATCAATGACCAACCTCCAGACAGCTGAAGAAAAGGAGACTTCAAATGAATCCAGCTCGGCCAGCCTATCTCACAACCCTCCAGAGAAGCAGCCTTTAAGTGAGGCCTCTTCAGGGGTTGTCCTGGCCCCAACCCAGAGCATGCCACCACTGCCAGCAAAAGCGAATACCGCTTCAAAGTGGTCAAAGATCAAGATCGTCACCAAGCAGACAGGCAATGAGTGTGTGACAGCTATTGAGATTGTTCCAGAATGTGCCATTCCTTTGCCTGAACAGGCCAACAACAGGCCAGTCAACGTCGCAAGAAAGTTTGCCAGCATCGCCCGCAACCAGGTCAGAAAAAAGAGGCAGATGGCAGCCAGAGAGAAGAAGGTAACCAGGACCATCTTTGCTATCCTACTGGCCTTCATCATTACCTGGACACCGTACAATGTCATGGTCTTGATCAACACCTTCTGCCAGACTTGCATCCCAGAAACAGTTTGGTACATTGGGTATTGGCTCTGCTATGTCAACAGCACCATAAACCCAGCCTGCTATGCCCTTTGCAATGCCACCTTCAAGAAGACTTTCAAACACCTCCTCATGTGTCAGTACAAAAGCATTGGCACAGCCAGATAG